TGGTCGTCGGCGACTGCCCGCTCGACGAACGGGTCGGCGCACAGATGCAGGCCGCGCGCGAAGCGATGGTGAACGCGGCCAAGTACGGTGGCGAGGGCGGCGCCGTGCAGGTCTACGCCGAAGTCGAGGGCAGGACGGTCTTCGTGTCCGTCCGTGACCGGGGGCCCGGCTTCGACTTCGACTCGATACCCGCCGACCGCATGGGCGTTAGAGAATCGATCATCGGCCGCATGGAGCGCCACGGCGGCACGGCGCGGCTGCGGGCGGTCCCGGGCGGCGGCACGGAGGTCGAGCTGGAGATGGAGAGGGCGGAGAAGACGTCATGAGCGATCCGACCGAGACGACCGACACGAACGAGACGACCGATACCAACGGCATGAACGGCGCGAACGGCACGATGGGAGCGGCGGGAGCGGCCGAGCCGGCCGGGCCGGCGAAGGCTTCCGGTGACGGCGCGGGCGGGCGGCATGTGCGCGTGGTCCTTGTCGACGACCACCGCATGTTCCGTACGGGTGTGCAGGCCGAGATCGGCCAGACCGAGCAGACCGGCGTCGAGGTCGTCGGGGAGGCGGCGGACGTCGACCAGGCGGTCACGGTCATCACCGCGACCCGGCCCGAGGTCGTCCTGCTCGACGTCCACCTGCCGGGCGGCGGCGGGGTCGAAGTGCTGCGCCGCTGCGCCCCGTTGATGGCCGACGCCGAGCAGCCGGTGCGGTTCCTCGCGCTGTCCGTGTCGGACGCGGCGGAGGACGTGATCGGGGTGATCCGGGGCGGCGCCCGGGGCTATGTCACCAAGACGATCACCGGCACCGACCTGGTCGCCTCCATCTTCCGGGTGCAGGAGGGCGACGCGGTGTTCTCGCCGCGCCTCGCCGGGTTCGTCCTCGACGCCTTCGCCTCGACCGACGCCCCTCCGGTCGACGAGGACCTCGACCGTCTCACCCAGCGCGAGCGCGAGGTTCTGCGGCTCATCGCCCGGGGCTATGCCTACAAGGAGATCGCCAAGCAGCTCTTCATCTCCGTCAAGACGGTCGAGTCGCATGTCTCGGCGGTGCTGCGCAAGCTCCAACTGTCCAACCGTCACGAACTGACCCGGTGGGCGACGGCACGGCGGCTGGTGTGAACGGGGGCCTCACACGACTCGGGTCGCGCCGGCGAACGGCATCTCGTCGATCGGTGCCACGCGCACCGGAGCCGACGGGTTCGGGGCGTGGATCATCTGGCCGTTGCCGATGTAGAGGCCGACGTGGGTGATGCCGGAGTAGAAGAACACCAGGTCGCCCGGGAGGAGTTCGGAGCGGGAGACGCGCTGTCCGGCGCCGATCTGGGCGTAGGTGGTGCGGGGCAGGGAGACGCCGGCGGAGCGGTACGAGGCCAGGACGAGCCCCGAGCAGTCGAAGGCGTTCGGCCCGGTCGCGCCCCACACATAGGGGCTGCCGAGCTTGGTGTAGGCGTAGGAAACGGCGGCCGCCGCACGGGAGTTGGGGGCGTCGGCGGTGGCGGAGCCGGGTGCCGGGAGGCCGGCGCGGCCGTCCGTCGAAGCGCGTGAGGCGCGGTCGCCCGTGGTGGCGTCACCGGCTGCCTCGCCGATCCGGGAGCGTTCCGCCGCCGTCAGCCGGGACAGCAGGCGGCGGGCCGCGTCCAGTTTGCCGGTGATCGTTTTCTTGTGCGCGTTCAGTTCGGCCTGACGCGTCTTGAGCGAGGTCAGTTCGACGTGCGCGGCGCCGCGCAACTGCTCGATCTCGCGCAGCTGTCTGCGGACCCGGGTGACGGCGGCGGACTGGCGGTCGCCGGCCCGTTCGGCGAAGGCGGCCCCGTCGAGATACTGGTCGGGGTCGTCGGAGAGAGCCAACTGCACAGAGGGGTCGAGTCCGCTGCTGCGGTACTGCGCCGCCGCCATCGAACCCAGCGTCTCCCGCGCCGAGTTGAGCTTCTCCTCCTTGCGTGCCGCCTCGTCGCGCAGGGTTTTCAGCCGCTGCTCGGCCGCCGTCGCCTTCTCCTGGGCGCCGTTGTACTTCTCGGTGGCTTCCTCCGCCTCCTGGTACAGCTTGGCCACCTTGGCCTTGACCTGGGCCGCAGTCAGGTTCGGCTCGGCCTGTCCGGTCCCGTCGAAGGCCGTCGCCGTCGCCGCGCCCGCGAGGGCGAGCGTGAACGCCGTACGGGCCGTCTGGCCGCCGAGCGAGCGCTGTCGGGGCTTGCGGTGCGCTGCCACGTGGGACTGCACGTCCTTTCTTACGACCGCCTCGTCCGTCCGCACGGCTACCGGGTGACCGCCGGGGGAGCGGACGGGCGGCCTGGGGGAGCGGCTGACGCGTCCGGTGACGGCCCGCACAGGGGAGGCGGGACGCCGCCGGACCTTCTCGGCGGTGGTGGCCGACTGCCGCCCCTGGCCCGGGCGGCGGTGGGGAGCCGGTCACCTGGGGGAGGACGCTAGGCCCGTTTATGTCGGGTCGGTAACGCGAAGTACGGAAGTGACGCGAGCGGACTGCCGGGTGACCGGATGTGTCCGACAACCCGGGCCGGGCGCGTCGGGTTCGCGGGGTGCGCTGACCGAAGCGGTGATTCCGGGACATCGCCGAGCGGCGGATGCTATGGAGCGCATATATGCAAGTGCCGTCGATGAGAGGAGGGGAGAGGAAGGGTGAGGAAGGGAGCAAGGAAGGTGAGGGGAGGGCCGGTGTCGGGTGGGGTGGAGGGGGCTGATTAGCATCCGGCTTCATGGGCGTACTCATCCATCTTTTCGTCGGCCTGCACATCATCGGCATCGCCGCGCTCCTGGGCGGCTTCCTCACACAGATGAAGGTGATGGGCCAGGGCACGGCCCGCTTCGTTCCCGCGATGCTGCACGGCGCGGCGACGATGCTGGTCACCGGCGTGATCCTCGTCGGCCTCAACCAGGCGGACGACCAGCCCGTCAACACCGTCAAGATCGGCGTGAAGCTGGCCCTGCTGATCGTGATCCTGGGCCTCGTCTATGTGAAGCGGGACGACGAGAAGGTGGAGAAGCCGCTGTTCGGCCTGGTCGGACTGCTGACCGTGGCGAACATCTTCATCGCGGTGCTCTGGACCTGACGGCGGCCAGGGCCGCGGCCAGTGCCGCCGCGGCGACGGCCAGCCACGCCGCCACAGCCACCCACAGCAGCACCTCCCCCGGCCCCTTCAGCGACGGGACGTCGACGGCGGCGGCCACGGACAGGGTTGCCGCGGCCGTCATCGCCATGGGGAACACCGT
The Streptomyces sp. NBC_01485 genome window above contains:
- a CDS encoding C40 family peptidase is translated as MAAHRKPRQRSLGGQTARTAFTLALAGAATATAFDGTGQAEPNLTAAQVKAKVAKLYQEAEEATEKYNGAQEKATAAEQRLKTLRDEAARKEEKLNSARETLGSMAAAQYRSSGLDPSVQLALSDDPDQYLDGAAFAERAGDRQSAAVTRVRRQLREIEQLRGAAHVELTSLKTRQAELNAHKKTITGKLDAARRLLSRLTAAERSRIGEAAGDATTGDRASRASTDGRAGLPAPGSATADAPNSRAAAAVSYAYTKLGSPYVWGATGPNAFDCSGLVLASYRSAGVSLPRTTYAQIGAGQRVSRSELLPGDLVFFYSGITHVGLYIGNGQMIHAPNPSAPVRVAPIDEMPFAGATRVV
- a CDS encoding LuxR C-terminal-related transcriptional regulator — translated: MSDPTETTDTNETTDTNGMNGANGTMGAAGAAEPAGPAKASGDGAGGRHVRVVLVDDHRMFRTGVQAEIGQTEQTGVEVVGEAADVDQAVTVITATRPEVVLLDVHLPGGGGVEVLRRCAPLMADAEQPVRFLALSVSDAAEDVIGVIRGGARGYVTKTITGTDLVASIFRVQEGDAVFSPRLAGFVLDAFASTDAPPVDEDLDRLTQREREVLRLIARGYAYKEIAKQLFISVKTVESHVSAVLRKLQLSNRHELTRWATARRLV